In uncultured Methanobacterium sp., a genomic segment contains:
- the mtrA gene encoding tetrahydromethanopterin S-methyltransferase subunit A, whose amino-acid sequence MVEKKEPAEGWPVINGDYVVGDPQSCVAGTTLASHIEEVLVDAGAAIAGPCKTENLGIEKMVANLISNPNIRFLVLCGSEVQGHITGQSIEALHAGGVDAEKRKIVGATGAIPFVENLPDDAIERFQQQMEIVSMIDVEDVAAIQSKVKDCIEKDPGAVESETIVIKLEEDDTENENLKNRKSGENFKTPYLKPSIKVVLEKNT is encoded by the coding sequence CTGGTTGAAAAAAAAGAACCTGCAGAAGGATGGCCTGTTATTAATGGAGATTACGTGGTAGGAGATCCACAAAGCTGCGTTGCTGGTACTACACTGGCATCCCATATTGAAGAAGTGCTGGTGGATGCTGGGGCAGCCATTGCAGGACCATGCAAGACAGAGAATCTGGGAATCGAGAAAATGGTGGCTAACCTTATTTCCAATCCCAACATCAGATTCCTGGTACTTTGCGGGTCAGAAGTACAGGGACACATCACTGGCCAGAGTATTGAAGCATTACATGCTGGTGGTGTGGATGCAGAAAAAAGGAAGATAGTTGGTGCCACAGGAGCCATTCCGTTTGTGGAAAACTTACCAGATGATGCTATTGAACGTTTCCAACAGCAGATGGAAATAGTGAGCATGATCGATGTGGAAGATGTAGCAGCAATCCAGTCTAAAGTCAAAGACTGTATTGAAAAAGACCCTGGAGCAGTAGAATCTGAAACCATAGTAATAAAACTGGAAGAGGATGATACAGAAAATGAGAATTTAAAAAACAGAAAATCAGGGGAGAATTTTAAAACCCCTTATTTAAAGCCATCAATTAAGGTTGTACTGGAGAAAAATACTTAA